From Methanobacterium congolense, one genomic window encodes:
- a CDS encoding M14 family metallopeptidase has protein sequence MAMLMIVMPAGFAANNTTNATPYTISTLDSHVGADLSKNPEITTNVPKTTLSTQILEKEKQGSTVIQFGNGNGKKLLIWAGIHGNEEEANIATMQYLEYIKNQNFNGTLYVVPFAIPKDTSLNSRYYGPMKYTYTVKVKYKKVWYKKAYTKWYKKVYRSHGKKYYKWVKKTYYKKTYKWLYKYVKKTGYKYVDPNRVANVQGTPGWNVVQFAKNHGITNILDVHSGGGLTSYTKGVIYATTSTPTSSYSGESNWAKYVKSVTGCAVEYGSGQDGMVRNQGHHYGISTITLEVERDYGSTANYAAVELKMIKAACKYFGFPG, from the coding sequence ATGGCAATGTTAATGATTGTGATGCCTGCAGGTTTTGCAGCAAACAACACCACAAACGCAACACCCTATACCATCTCCACATTAGACAGCCATGTTGGTGCTGATCTGAGTAAAAACCCTGAAATAACAACTAATGTACCTAAAACTACTCTTTCAACTCAAATACTTGAAAAAGAGAAACAAGGTTCAACTGTTATTCAGTTTGGAAATGGTAACGGTAAAAAACTCTTGATATGGGCTGGAATCCATGGAAATGAAGAAGAAGCCAACATAGCAACCATGCAGTACCTGGAGTACATCAAAAACCAGAACTTCAATGGAACTTTGTACGTTGTTCCATTTGCAATTCCAAAGGATACTTCACTGAATTCAAGGTACTACGGCCCAATGAAATACACCTACACTGTAAAAGTTAAATACAAAAAGGTATGGTACAAAAAGGCCTACACAAAATGGTACAAAAAGGTTTACAGATCCCATGGAAAGAAGTACTACAAATGGGTTAAAAAAACCTACTACAAAAAGACCTACAAGTGGCTCTACAAATACGTGAAGAAAACAGGCTACAAATATGTGGATCCAAACAGGGTTGCCAATGTTCAGGGAACTCCAGGATGGAACGTTGTTCAATTCGCTAAAAACCATGGTATAACCAACATATTAGATGTTCACTCTGGTGGAGGTTTAACCTCATACACCAAGGGAGTTATATACGCCACAACATCAACACCAACATCTTCATATTCTGGTGAGAGCAACTGGGCCAAATACGTTAAGAGTGTAACAGGCTGTGCAGTTGAGTATGGTTCTGGTCAAGATGGAATGGTAAGAAACCAGGGACATCACTACGGTATCAGCACCATAACCCTTGAAGTTGAAAGGGACTATGGATCAACAGCAAATTATGCAGCAGTCGAGCTCAAAATGATCAAAGCTGCATGTAAATACTTTGGATTCCCAGGATAA
- a CDS encoding methyltransferase family protein, producing the protein MDTVKETAIQSENKINRQGVKGIITGFIGIFAGLIILLISSGRINWMNEWLFFTLMLTYELIYVGFLLKVNPGLLNERAKLVPEGSKLFDKIFAVLYIPLYFSILIISGIDAGRYEWTIMPLWVVGFGVVMFIASYFFSFWAMYVNSYFECTVRIQEDRNQEVITTGPYGIVRHPGYIAGIISFLAVPIILGSWWGLVPSAMLTIALVTRTALEDLTLQKELPGYKEYTKKTRYRLIPWVW; encoded by the coding sequence ATGGATACAGTTAAAGAAACTGCAATTCAATCTGAAAATAAAATCAATCGCCAAGGGGTAAAGGGTATTATTACGGGCTTTATTGGAATTTTTGCTGGCTTAATAATACTCCTGATTTCATCAGGTAGAATCAATTGGATGAATGAATGGCTTTTTTTCACTTTGATGTTAACCTATGAACTAATCTATGTGGGATTCCTCCTCAAAGTAAATCCTGGATTGCTCAATGAAAGGGCCAAATTGGTTCCAGAGGGGAGTAAACTTTTTGATAAGATATTTGCAGTTCTTTACATACCTCTTTATTTTTCTATTTTGATTATCTCTGGAATTGACGCAGGAAGATATGAATGGACGATCATGCCATTATGGGTTGTAGGTTTTGGAGTAGTTATGTTTATAGCCTCTTATTTCTTTTCATTCTGGGCGATGTATGTTAATTCATATTTTGAGTGCACGGTTCGTATTCAAGAGGATAGAAATCAGGAAGTGATTACCACTGGTCCTTATGGAATTGTAAGACATCCCGGATATATCGCAGGTATAATCTCCTTTTTAGCTGTCCCCATTATTTTAGGGTCATGGTGGGGTCTTGTGCCCAGTGCTATGCTAACAATTGCGTTAGTTACCCGCACGGCATTAGAAGACCTTACATTACAAAAAGAGTTACCAGGGTATAAGGAATACACCAAAAAAACGCGTTATCGTTTGATACCATGGGTTTGGTAA
- the nifU gene encoding Fe-S cluster assembly scaffold protein NifU produces MYSEKVMDHFQNPRNVGEIEDADGVGTEGNPTCGDLMTIYIKVEDNIITDVKFKTFGCGAAIATSSMITEMAVGKTIEEALKITRNDVAEELEGLPPVKMHCSNLAADALRAAIADYKMKQAEKEQVES; encoded by the coding sequence ATGTACAGCGAAAAGGTTATGGACCATTTTCAGAACCCAAGGAACGTTGGAGAAATAGAAGATGCCGATGGTGTGGGAACTGAGGGAAACCCAACCTGCGGAGACCTCATGACCATATACATAAAGGTTGAGGACAACATCATCACTGATGTGAAGTTCAAAACCTTCGGCTGCGGTGCTGCAATAGCCACAAGCAGTATGATAACAGAGATGGCAGTTGGAAAAACCATAGAAGAAGCCCTGAAGATAACACGTAACGACGTAGCTGAGGAACTTGAGGGACTGCCACCCGTTAAGATGCACTGCTCCAACCTGGCTGCAGATGCCCTTCGCGCTGCAATTGCAGATTATAAGATGAAACAGGCTGAGAAAGAACAGGTAGAAAGTTAA